The sequence ATATTTACCATAAACTTTCAACACCTCTAAAATATCTCTTTTATACAAAAAGTACCTTTAATTTTGATACTAAGACGGATCGCGCCTACACCTCTAACATGAACCTTTCCACCATTCAATAATGTTTCCATACATTCTACCGCATACATCTTCTAGACATTTTCAATTGTCTTCTTGTTATATGTATTGTCCTCTCTTTTGTAGATTTGCTCTGTAGCTCTCTTAATAGTAAAGCCACGATCATAGGTTTTCTTTTGGCATAGAATCTGTATCAATTTACACAGAAGCTATTACTTTATTACCTTTTACATTTGGCTCAACCTTTACTGCTGAAAGCAAAAAATCATATTGCCTTCGATAGTATTTTGGATTATAATCATTGTAATACTCTTGTAGAAAATATTCAAATTCTGATAGACTCTTCCTGTCATCTCATCAACCATACCTAACATAGTAGGTTTTTGAGCTGCGGCCAATTCATATTACATTCTCTCTTTGCCATAATTCTTTATTCCTTCCTTTTCTGTTTTTCACATCAAATGAAACCTATATTCCAAGTTACACCTTTACATTGCCTCTGTGACGCATCAGTATAGCCGTATAGCCATCTGGAGCTAAAGGAGGGGATAAGTGTTCCCATTTTCAGTTTCAGGCACTAAAATAAGCCCATATACTCATATTTCTACAAGCATATGGACTCACTTAGATGTCAAACTATGTTAATGGAGCAATAATGGGTCAAATATGATATTATGAATTTCACTTTTAAAATGTATTTCGTGTTGTCCTCATTATTTTCCTTAATTTTACATTTCGTTTTCTTTTCACTCTTAACAGAGAATCATTTATCGATTGTTTTGCCTCTGTCCCATTGTCTGATAAGCCCTTCTTACGATTGTCGGTGAATTTAACATTCACCACTTGATTAAATCCTTAAGTCTCTTCATTTCTATGTGTTCAAATCCCAGTTCATTTAGCGCTTTAAAAATACCTTCTGCATATCCCCAATGCCTGTCTGATTTTCGCTGATTCCTTTCACAGCCATACATATCATCATTTTTAAAACACTGCTTTACAATTTCAAACTCTTCTCTTGACTGTTCTGCTATTCTGATTGCTTCATATAGCAAATCCTCACATCTTAAAGTTTCACGTTTTGTCATAGTGCAATCCTCCTGTTCTAAACTATAATATACTTTCAATCATTAAGTTATTGGAAAATATTCCCAGTAGTTGCACATGACATGCGTTTTTCTAATTCTGTTCTTGTTGTAACTCTGCGCCAAGCAGTTTACATAAATAAACCTAAGGAGGTATCCATATGGTATACGAAACATTTATGGAAACGATCAAACATTCCCTGAAAGAAAGGCTGGGGCCGGAATTTACCCTGACGCTCCAGCCTATCACCAAGAACAACGGGCTTATCCTGCATGGGCTTTGCATTGGAAAAGCCGACGAACGGGCAGCCCCCACCATCTATTTAAACCATTTCTATGAATCCTACCAAAAGGGCAGGCCTTTTCATGCCATCCTTGATGACATCATGGCTCTTTACCAAAACAGCCCCCTGCCGGGTGAACTTCCCATTGAAGAATTCCTGTCGCAGGAACAGATCATGGAAAAAATCATCTTCCGGCTTATCAACGAACCAGCCAACCGGGAACTGTTAAAAGAAGTCCCCCATATTTCCTATCCGGAACTGGATCTTTCTATTACATTCTACCTTTCCCTTCAAAGAGACGAAGACAGTCATCTTACCGCTCTCATCCACAACCGCCATCAAAGAGCCTGGAACCGATCAACGGAAGAATTGTATTTAGCAGCCAAGTCTAATACGCCCCGCCTTTTTCCAGCCCGTATCCGTTCTCTTCCCGAAGCCATTAAGGACATAGTAAAAAAAACGTCCGAACGTGGAATGAACGAAGAATCCCTGGAAGAATTCTTTGATACCGCGCCCCTGTCTCCACCTATGTACGTACTGTCCAATTCCTCTGGATTAAATGGAGCCGGATGCCTGCTTTATGAAGGCATATTAAAAGACTTCGCATCATGCATCGGCAGCGATTTAATCATACTGCCTTCAAGCATTCACGAAGTCCTCATTATTCCATATAGTAAAGATATTTCTTTTGATGAATTAGCAGAAACCGTTTTCTCCATTAACCAGGAAGAAGTACCAGAAGAAGACCGTCTTTCCAATCACATCTATTTCTATTCCGGAAGCAGCGATAAGCTGTCTATCGCCCTCACCTCTTCTGCCCCAATCGGAACAAAGAATCCATAATAAAAATAGCCATTGCTATGGCACCTGAAACCTGCAGTGTTTCCACCAGATAATGACTGGAAAGCTCCGGGTTGTTTGCGATCACATAGGATACGCTCCGGTAAATGGATGTTCCCGGAACCGACGGCAGGATGCCTGCAACCAGGAACACCGTGACCGGAGCTTTAAACATCCGCGCAAAGATGTGGCTGGTTAAAGCCACCAGCAGACTGGATAAAAAAGCCGCAGCTATAACAGAACCGGATGAGGCTTGCACCAAAAGATAGACAAGCCAGCTGGCTGCGCCGATTCCTCCTGCAAGAACCACATGCTTTTTGGGAAGCTCCAATATTAATGAAAAGCTGATTACCGCCAGAAAGGCCCCTATCGTCTGTACTACCATGACAGCCCTCCTGTCATCCACTGAAATAAGCCCATGCCTGCTCCCACGCCTGCAGCCACTGCAAGTGCAATCACTACCGCCTCCATGATCCTTGCCGTTCCTGAAGCATAGTCACCATTTAAGGTATCCCGGATCGCCGTAGTAAATATAACACCGGGAACCAGAGGCATGATTGCTCCTATAATGATGATGTCACTTTTGATTCCCGGCATAAGCCACTGTCCCATAAAAAGGGTGGTAATTGCAATTAAGAATGCGCAAAACCCGTTGGCACAGAAATCATTGAGCCTGATTCTTGCGGAAACCTCCATGGCTGCTGCTAAGGATATTCCGGTCACAGCTGCTGCCAGGCAGTCTCTTGCCCCTCCGCCTAATAGCAGAGTAAAAAATACTGCCACGCCCATGACTCCAATATCCTTTAGCCTCCTGCCGTACTGAACCGAATCCTGTATCTCCTTCAGTCTGCTATAGGCTTCTTCCACCGTCATACGGTCCTCACACAGCATTCTGGAAACATCATTGACCAGGTAAACTCTGTTTAAGTTGGTGGATCTTACCGTAACCCTTCTCGCTACCGTTATTGCCTCAATGGCGGGGTCATTAAGGGACGCAAAAATCCCTGTTGAAAAAACTATGGCTTCCGCAGTATTCCTGCCAGCCTTTCGTAAAATGTGGTCAATGGTATTCTCCACCCGGTAAATTTCCGCACCGCTTACCAGCATGATCTCACCTGCCAGAACCGCGGTTTCCACAAGCAGCTTATCATTCATAGGCTTATTCCTCTATAAGTTTAAAAAATAAGACTTCCAATCTGAAATATCAGTACAGAAGCGGCCCATGCCACCGCTAACTGGAAAAACACCATGCCAAGGGTCCATCTCATAGAACCCGTTTCCTTTTTAATCGTTGCCACAGCTGCAATACAAGGAGAATACAGGAGGCAGAAAATCATCAGGGCATAAGCATTCACACCGCCAAAACCAAAGCCCCCAAGAATTCCTGACAGTTCCCCCATTCCTGCAGCGGAATTTATATTGTTGATTCCAAAAAGGACCGAAAAGCTGGAAACCACAACTTCTTTCGCAGAAAGCCCAGAAATAAGGGCTACTGCTATCCTCCAGTCTCCAAGGCCTGCAGGGCGGAGAAAAGGAACTAACACTCGTCCGATGGCAGCTGCAAAGCTCTCTGAAACATCTGTCACAAATCCTGTCGTACTGCTGTTTAATACAAACCAAAGCACAATGGTCGCAAGGAAAATGGTAGTTCCCGCCTTACCTAAATAATCCCTAACTTTGTCCCATACATAAATCGCTACCGTTCTGCCGTTTGGTGTCTTATACTCGGGAAGCTCAATTAGCAGGGTATCCTCTTCCTCAGCCTTCGTCATCCGGTGAGTCACATAAGCGATCGTAATGGCTACCATGAGTCCGATAAGATACAGGGAATACGCTACGATCAAAGCATGTTTCGGGAAAAACATCTGGGAAAACAGTACGTAAATAGGGAGCCTGGCAGAGCAGGACATAAAGGGCGTAATTAAAATAGTTCTTTTCCTGTCCTTTTCACTGGGAAGGGATCTGGCCGCCATAACTGCCGGAACGGTACAGCCAAACCCCAGAAGCATGGGAAGGAAGGCCTTTCCGGAAAGTCCTACCCGCCCCATGATCTCATTCATGACATAGGCAACCCTGGCCATATATCCGCTGTCTTCCAGAAAAGCCAGCGCAAGGAACAGAATAAAGATATTGGGCAGGAACGTCAGAATTCCTCCTACTCCGGCAATAATTCCATCTACTACCAGAGAAGTGATCCAGGCAGAGGCATAAATGCTTTCCATAAACTGCTGCATATAGGTGGAAAGCAAGCCTAATGCGATTTCAAAATACCCCTTTAAAAAATCTCCCACAGTAAAAGTCAAAAAGAACACCAGTGCCATAATTCCCAGGAAAATCGGCAGCCCTAAAAAGGGATGGGTCAAATATTCGTCGATTTTATCCGTAAACGCAGCTTTTTGTTCCTTGTTCACCAGGCATTCGTGGATGATGCTTTCTATATAATCGTATTTCTGGTTGATGATTTCCTTCTCATAATTATGGTCAATGATATTGCTTAAATCCAAGGGATGATCATTCCAGACTTCCTCATCATATTCCAGGAACTTAATGGCATGCCATCTTAGATTATCCATCTTCCCATAATTAGCCTTTAACACAGTTTCTATCTTGGAAATTTTATTCTCAATTTTAGGCGTATAATTTACGACCACGCCTTGAGGACCTTCTTCATAATGATGAACCACCGCATGAAGCAATACATCAAGCCCGGTTCGTTTTCTTGCTGATACCGGTACCACTGGAATGGATCCCAGCATCTCAGGAAGACGATGCAAATCAATTTCCATTCCCCTGTCCTCAACGATGTCCATCATGTTAAGGGCTAAAATAACCGGCTTTTTAAGTTCCAGAAGCTGAAGGGTCAAATACAGATTTCGTTCCAGAGATGAGGCGTCAACCACGTTGATGATCACGTCAACTTCTCCGCTTTCCAAACATTTCCTTGTTACTATTTCTTCCAGGGTATAGCAGGTGAGGCTGTAGATCCCAGGAGTGTCTATGACCCGGATGGGACGTCCCTTGTAGCTAGTCTCTCCTTCCACTCTCTCCACAGTGACACCCGGCCAGTTGGCCACCTTGAGCTTTGCTCCAGTAAATGCATTGAATAAGGTTGTTTTCCCACAATTGGGGTTTCCCACAAACCCCACTCGAATCGTTCTGTTTTCCTTATTCATTATTTGCAGCCTCCCTGATTTCAATTCCTTCCGATATCCTTTTTCCAAGAGCAAGGCGGGTACCCCTGACCTTGATAATCACAGTACCGCTTCCTTTCTTATTCATCAGGGTAACTGGCGTCAGCTCATTAACTCCCAGAGCCTCCAGTCGCCTGGTGATGGCATCCTTTACCATCACACTGTAGACGATGTAGGTTTTTCCGATTTCTCCTTCATGCAGCTTCATAATAATCTCCTCTGGATGCAGCCATTTTAAAGCCGAGGCGTTCTAAGACTCCTGCCTTAGATGCATCCATTGAGATTTTACTCTTATTGAGAATCATTGTCAATACCAATCAGCTGTTCCAGCAACATTTTTATTTCCTTATTCTTCCATCTCCTGAAGCATCTTTTTAACCTGGACCATTCGGTCACGCAGTTTTGCCGCTTCCTCAAAGTTAAGCTCTGCCGCTGCCTGGTGCATCTTCTTTGTAAGCTCCTTGGAAAGCTTTTCCAGTTCCTTGACATCCATGGATTCCGGATCCTTCTTAAAGTCCTTCTCATCCTCAATGGCTGCCTTTGAGATGGCAATGAGGTCACGAACCGACTTTTTGATGGTAGTAGGAGTAATTCCATGTTCTTCATTATAGCGCTGCTGAATGGCTCTTCTTCGGTTAGTCTCCTCAATCGCCACACGCATGGAATCCGTTACCTTATCTGCGTACATGATTACATGGCCTTCGGAGTTTCTGGCCGCCCTTCCAACGGTCTGGATCAGGGATGTCTCTGAGCGGAGAAACCCTTCCTTATCCGCATCCAGAATGGCCACCAGGGTGATCTCCGGAATATCAAGACCCTCACGCAGCAGGTTGATTCCCACCAGCACATCAAACACATCCAGACGCATGTCCCGGATAATTTCGGAACGCTCCAGGGTATCAATATCGGAGTGAAGATATTTTATCCGGATTCCCACTTCCCTCATATAATCGGTCAGATCCTCGGCCATACGCTTGGTCAGAGTCGTAATAAGCACTTTGTTTTTCTTTGCCACTTCCTTATTTACCTCGGAAACCAGATCATCAATCTGTCCTTCCACCGGCCTGACATCGATTTCAGGGTCAAGAAGTCCAGTCGGCCGGATGATCTGCTCCACTCTTAAAAGCTCATGCTCTGCCTCGTAAACGGAAGGTGTGGCGGAAACGAACATCATCTGATTGATTTTTGATTCAAATTCCGCAAAATTCAATGGCCTGTTATCAAGGGCTGACGGCAGGCGGAAGCCGAAATTCACAAGCGTTGTTTTTCTGGAACGGTCTCCCGCAAACATGCCCCGTACCTGAGGCAGGGTGATGTGGGATTCATCTACCATGATCAAAAAATCCTCCGAAAAATAATCGATCAGAGTACAGGGCGGCTCTCCCTGCTTGCTTCCGACCAAATGTCTGGAATAGTTTTCGATTCCGGAACAAAAGCCGGTTTCCTTCATCATCTCCACATCAAAATTCGTCCGTTCCGAGATCCTCTGTGCTTCTAACAGCTTGTCTTCGCTCTTAAAATAAGCTACCTGCTCCTTTAGTTCATCAAGGATGGTCTGAGCTGCCCGCTCCATTTTCTCTCTGGATACAACGTAATGGGAAGCCGGAAATATAGCCACATGCCCCAGATCTGCCCGGATCTCTCCTGTTAGGGTATCTATCTCTGTAATACGTTCCACTTCATCTCCAAAAAACTCGATCCTGTATGCCTCACTACCGGAATAGGCCGGGAATACCTCCACCACATCTCCTCTTACCCGGAAGGTACCACGCCGGAAATCCATATCGTTCCGGTCATACTGGATGTCGATCAGCTTATGGACCACTTCATCCCGGTCCTTTATCATGCCAGGCCTTAAGGAAATAACCATTTCCTTATAATCAATGGGGCTTCCCAGGCCGTAAATACAGGAAACCGAGGCTACGATGATTACATCGCTCCGCTCCGAAAGAGCAGCCGTGGCTGAGTGCCGCAGCTTATCAATCTCATCATTAATCGCCGAATCCTTCTCGATATAGGTATCCGTAGAAGGCACATAAGCCTCCGGCTGGTAATAATCGTAATAGGAAACAAAATACTCTACCGCATTCTCAGGAAAAAATTCCTTAAACTCGCCGTAAAGCTGGGCTGCTAGCGTCTTATTATGAGCAATGATGAGAGTGGGCCTTTGCAGCTGCTGGATTACATTTGCCATGGTAAACGTCTTACCAGAGCCGGTAACTCCCAATAAAGTCTGGAATTGATTACCCTCTTTAAATCCTTTCACAAGCTGGTCAATAGCCTCAGGCTGATCACCGGTAGGAGCATATTCTGAATGTAACATAAAGTCCATGATTATTTCACCTCCAACAATGTCTATCACTGCCAATTATAACATATGGCAGAAAAAAAGTATAGCGAAACAGGGAACGTCTGTTCTTTTGGTATTGTAATTCTTCTTCTTTTAGTATATCATACATCCTATACTATGAAACATCAGGAGGACTATTTATGTACAGTTTTAATAATGACTATAGCGAAGGTGCTCATCCGAAAATTTTAGAAGCTATGATCAAAGCCAACTTAATCCAAAAAACCGGATACGGACTGGATGACAACTGCAGCAGTGCCCGCGCCCTCATCAGACAGGAAATCGGCAGAGAAGATGCAGATGTTCATTTTATTGTAGGCGGCACCCAGACCAATCTGATCACCATCGGTACAGCCCTGCGCCCCTGGCAGGCAGTCATCTCCACGGATAAAGGTCATATAAACGTTCATGAGACTGGAGCCATCGAAGCCACCGGGCATAAGGTCATAGCCATGCCAAGCAAAGACGGTAAGCTGACTCCTGCCCATATCCAGAAAGCTCTGGACCTTCACACCGACGAACATATGGTGCAGCCGAAAATGGTCTATATCTCCAACTCAACGGAGATGGGTACCCAATACAGCAAAGCAGAGCTGGAAGCCCTTCACCATATCTGCCGCCAGAAGGGACTGTACCTGTTTCTAGACGGAGCACGCCTTGGGGCGGCACTCACAAGTTCTGTGAACGATTTAACATTGCAGGATATTGCAAGGCTTACCGATGTATTTTATATTGGCGGAACAAAAGGAGGCGCGTTGTTTGGAGAAGCCCTGGTAATCTGCCATCAGGATTTAAAGCCGGACTTCCGGTTTATGGTAAAGCAGCGGGGAGCCATGCTGGCAAAGGGCTGGCTCTTAGGGATCCAGTTTGAAGAGCTGTTTACCAACAACCTCTTCTATGATTTAGCCTCTCACTCAAATGAGATGGCAGCCATCCTGAGAAAAGGAATTGAAACATGCGGATATTCCTTTTACTCTGATTCCATGACAAACCAGCTTTTCCCCATCTTTCCTGACAAGGTAATTACAAAGCTGGAAAAAGACTTCCTCTTTTCTGTTCAGGAACGTATCGATGACAGCCATACCGCCATCCGGCTGGTTACCTCCTGGGCGACCAGCGAAGAAGCATGCCGCCGGTTTGTCAGTCTGCTGGAAACATGCTGATGAAAGAAACCAACGAAGTAAAGAAATCCATGAAATAAAGAAACCCATGAAATTAGAAACCCATGAAATTAGAAACCCATGAAATAGAAAAAGCCCTCTATGGCCAGCAGTTAAATTTGCCGGCCATAGAAGGCTTTTTCTTTTACAATCCAG is a genomic window of Lacrimispora sphenoides containing:
- a CDS encoding DUF5688 family protein yields the protein MVYETFMETIKHSLKERLGPEFTLTLQPITKNNGLILHGLCIGKADERAAPTIYLNHFYESYQKGRPFHAILDDIMALYQNSPLPGELPIEEFLSQEQIMEKIIFRLINEPANRELLKEVPHISYPELDLSITFYLSLQRDEDSHLTALIHNRHQRAWNRSTEELYLAAKSNTPRLFPARIRSLPEAIKDIVKKTSERGMNEESLEEFFDTAPLSPPMYVLSNSSGLNGAGCLLYEGILKDFASCIGSDLIILPSSIHEVLIIPYSKDISFDELAETVFSINQEEVPEEDRLSNHIYFYSGSSDKLSIALTSSAPIGTKNP
- a CDS encoding threonine/serine exporter family protein; protein product: MVVQTIGAFLAVISFSLILELPKKHVVLAGGIGAASWLVYLLVQASSGSVIAAAFLSSLLVALTSHIFARMFKAPVTVFLVAGILPSVPGTSIYRSVSYVIANNPELSSHYLVETLQVSGAIAMAIFIMDSLFRLGQKR
- a CDS encoding threonine/serine exporter family protein, which translates into the protein MNDKLLVETAVLAGEIMLVSGAEIYRVENTIDHILRKAGRNTAEAIVFSTGIFASLNDPAIEAITVARRVTVRSTNLNRVYLVNDVSRMLCEDRMTVEEAYSRLKEIQDSVQYGRRLKDIGVMGVAVFFTLLLGGGARDCLAAAVTGISLAAAMEVSARIRLNDFCANGFCAFLIAITTLFMGQWLMPGIKSDIIIIGAIMPLVPGVIFTTAIRDTLNGDYASGTARIMEAVVIALAVAAGVGAGMGLFQWMTGGLSW
- the feoB gene encoding ferrous iron transport protein B; translation: MNKENRTIRVGFVGNPNCGKTTLFNAFTGAKLKVANWPGVTVERVEGETSYKGRPIRVIDTPGIYSLTCYTLEEIVTRKCLESGEVDVIINVVDASSLERNLYLTLQLLELKKPVILALNMMDIVEDRGMEIDLHRLPEMLGSIPVVPVSARKRTGLDVLLHAVVHHYEEGPQGVVVNYTPKIENKISKIETVLKANYGKMDNLRWHAIKFLEYDEEVWNDHPLDLSNIIDHNYEKEIINQKYDYIESIIHECLVNKEQKAAFTDKIDEYLTHPFLGLPIFLGIMALVFFLTFTVGDFLKGYFEIALGLLSTYMQQFMESIYASAWITSLVVDGIIAGVGGILTFLPNIFILFLALAFLEDSGYMARVAYVMNEIMGRVGLSGKAFLPMLLGFGCTVPAVMAARSLPSEKDRKRTILITPFMSCSARLPIYVLFSQMFFPKHALIVAYSLYLIGLMVAITIAYVTHRMTKAEEEDTLLIELPEYKTPNGRTVAIYVWDKVRDYLGKAGTTIFLATIVLWFVLNSSTTGFVTDVSESFAAAIGRVLVPFLRPAGLGDWRIAVALISGLSAKEVVVSSFSVLFGINNINSAAGMGELSGILGGFGFGGVNAYALMIFCLLYSPCIAAVATIKKETGSMRWTLGMVFFQLAVAWAASVLIFQIGSLIF
- a CDS encoding FeoA family protein; this encodes MKLHEGEIGKTYIVYSVMVKDAITRRLEALGVNELTPVTLMNKKGSGTVIIKVRGTRLALGKRISEGIEIREAANNE
- the uvrB gene encoding excinuclease ABC subunit UvrB, producing MDFMLHSEYAPTGDQPEAIDQLVKGFKEGNQFQTLLGVTGSGKTFTMANVIQQLQRPTLIIAHNKTLAAQLYGEFKEFFPENAVEYFVSYYDYYQPEAYVPSTDTYIEKDSAINDEIDKLRHSATAALSERSDVIIVASVSCIYGLGSPIDYKEMVISLRPGMIKDRDEVVHKLIDIQYDRNDMDFRRGTFRVRGDVVEVFPAYSGSEAYRIEFFGDEVERITEIDTLTGEIRADLGHVAIFPASHYVVSREKMERAAQTILDELKEQVAYFKSEDKLLEAQRISERTNFDVEMMKETGFCSGIENYSRHLVGSKQGEPPCTLIDYFSEDFLIMVDESHITLPQVRGMFAGDRSRKTTLVNFGFRLPSALDNRPLNFAEFESKINQMMFVSATPSVYEAEHELLRVEQIIRPTGLLDPEIDVRPVEGQIDDLVSEVNKEVAKKNKVLITTLTKRMAEDLTDYMREVGIRIKYLHSDIDTLERSEIIRDMRLDVFDVLVGINLLREGLDIPEITLVAILDADKEGFLRSETSLIQTVGRAARNSEGHVIMYADKVTDSMRVAIEETNRRRAIQQRYNEEHGITPTTIKKSVRDLIAISKAAIEDEKDFKKDPESMDVKELEKLSKELTKKMHQAAAELNFEEAAKLRDRMVQVKKMLQEMEE
- a CDS encoding threonine aldolase family protein, whose amino-acid sequence is MYSFNNDYSEGAHPKILEAMIKANLIQKTGYGLDDNCSSARALIRQEIGREDADVHFIVGGTQTNLITIGTALRPWQAVISTDKGHINVHETGAIEATGHKVIAMPSKDGKLTPAHIQKALDLHTDEHMVQPKMVYISNSTEMGTQYSKAELEALHHICRQKGLYLFLDGARLGAALTSSVNDLTLQDIARLTDVFYIGGTKGGALFGEALVICHQDLKPDFRFMVKQRGAMLAKGWLLGIQFEELFTNNLFYDLASHSNEMAAILRKGIETCGYSFYSDSMTNQLFPIFPDKVITKLEKDFLFSVQERIDDSHTAIRLVTSWATSEEACRRFVSLLETC